The Cystobacter fuscus DSM 2262 genome window below encodes:
- a CDS encoding DJ-1/PfpI family protein — protein sequence MSEQPDEDPAHPLRIREASIDLSHAVLDETYLAAIRRLASTARDVTSVCSGSLILGAAGPLEGRRAACHWLMRESLTLFGAIPDPGRVVRDGNILTGGGVTAGIDFALTLAAELAGQAVAQTLQVGVEDAPEPPFNAGRPETAPAECVAFVRSMEPPEHRAWLQRAAERLHPGPSRLKRVKVRGPCPCPSGWC from the coding sequence TTGTCCGAACAGCCGGATGAAGACCCGGCGCATCCGCTCCGGATCCGAGAAGCCAGCATCGACCTGTCCCATGCCGTCCTCGACGAGACCTATCTGGCGGCGATCCGCCGGCTGGCCTCCACGGCGCGCGATGTCACGTCCGTGTGCTCGGGCTCGTTGATCCTCGGCGCCGCGGGGCCGCTCGAGGGGCGGCGCGCGGCCTGCCACTGGCTCATGCGCGAGAGCCTGACCCTCTTCGGCGCCATCCCGGATCCGGGCCGCGTGGTGCGCGACGGCAACATCCTGACGGGCGGCGGGGTGACGGCGGGAATCGACTTCGCGCTGACGCTCGCGGCGGAGCTGGCCGGGCAGGCCGTCGCACAGACGCTCCAGGTCGGCGTGGAAGACGCGCCCGAGCCGCCCTTCAACGCCGGGCGGCCCGAGACGGCGCCCGCGGAGTGCGTGGCCTTCGTGCGGAGCATGGAGCCGCCCGAGCACCGTGCCTGGCTCCAGCGCGCGGCGGAGAGACTCCACCCAGGCCCGTCCCGCCTGAAGCGAGTTAAGGTGCGCGGCCCATGTCCCTGCCCATCCGGCTGGTGTTGA
- a CDS encoding RNA methyltransferase: MSLPIRLVLMRPRNAENLGAAARALKNCGLAEWTWVNPEAEDLAPARRLAVHAEDVLEGSGRADSLDAAVADCVWVVGTSSRKVEGKRRLSPRAVGEELVRRAAQGPVALVFGDERSGLTNAEVERCHDLSAVPTAPEQPSINLAQAVLLYAYEIRMASLAAAPPPPAPLPVAATDTELTQVESALEAALVSGGFLVDAHTRGRPALRELFAPLRRSRLTHKEARLWLAALHTLTKRLR, translated from the coding sequence ATGTCCCTGCCCATCCGGCTGGTGTTGATGCGCCCGCGCAACGCGGAGAACCTGGGGGCCGCCGCGCGGGCCCTGAAGAACTGCGGCCTGGCCGAGTGGACCTGGGTGAACCCCGAGGCGGAGGACCTCGCCCCCGCACGCCGGCTCGCCGTGCACGCCGAGGACGTGCTGGAGGGCTCGGGCCGAGCGGACTCGCTCGACGCGGCGGTGGCGGACTGCGTGTGGGTGGTGGGCACCAGCTCGCGCAAGGTGGAGGGCAAGCGGCGCCTGTCCCCGCGCGCCGTGGGCGAGGAGCTGGTGCGGCGCGCCGCCCAGGGCCCCGTGGCGCTCGTCTTCGGGGACGAGCGCAGTGGCCTCACCAACGCCGAGGTCGAGCGCTGTCACGATCTGTCCGCCGTGCCCACCGCGCCCGAGCAGCCCTCCATCAACCTCGCCCAGGCGGTGCTGCTCTACGCCTACGAAATCCGCATGGCCAGCCTCGCGGCCGCGCCGCCGCCGCCCGCGCCCCTGCCCGTGGCCGCCACGGACACCGAGCTGACCCAGGTGGAGTCCGCCCTGGAGGCGGCGCTCGTCTCCGGCGGCTTCCTCGTGGACGCGCACACCCGGGGCCGCCCCGCCCTGCGCGAGCTGTTCGCGCCCCTGCGCCGCTCCCGCCTCACTCATAAGGAGGCACGGCTGTGGCTCGCCGCCCTGCACACCCTGACCAAGCGGCTGCGATAG
- a CDS encoding pseudouridine synthase: protein MSRKPPPRRTAPSLAKNANPGRWEGKAKPDWLSRAIARAGVMPQDEAQEAIQAGRVTVNGRVVKQPLAPVPPGATVRVDGAALPTAAPTRVLAFHKPAELLTSTVGQHRVGTVYEVLLPQLPPDLARFTWHAVGRLDRGTTGLLLFTNDEKLVAHVTSPDTRLPKRYVATVFSEADEEKVEPLRQGLKLEDGPVRPATVKLRDAHTVEVTVTEGRNHQVKRMLGAVGLPVRALHREAVGGVQLDVAESGYRLLTDAEIAEGLRYPPPDAPG from the coding sequence ATGTCCCGAAAACCCCCGCCCCGCCGCACCGCGCCGTCCCTCGCCAAGAACGCCAACCCGGGGCGCTGGGAGGGCAAGGCCAAGCCGGACTGGCTCTCCCGGGCCATCGCCCGCGCGGGGGTGATGCCCCAGGACGAGGCCCAGGAGGCCATCCAGGCCGGCCGGGTGACGGTGAACGGCCGGGTCGTCAAACAGCCCCTGGCCCCCGTGCCCCCCGGAGCGACGGTGCGCGTGGACGGCGCGGCCCTGCCCACGGCGGCGCCCACCCGGGTGCTCGCCTTCCACAAGCCCGCGGAGTTGCTCACCTCCACCGTGGGCCAGCACCGCGTGGGCACCGTCTACGAGGTGCTCCTGCCCCAACTGCCGCCGGACCTGGCCCGCTTCACCTGGCACGCGGTGGGGCGGCTGGACCGGGGCACCACGGGCCTCTTGCTCTTCACCAATGACGAGAAGCTCGTGGCGCACGTGACGTCCCCCGACACCCGCCTGCCCAAGCGCTACGTGGCCACCGTCTTCAGCGAGGCGGACGAGGAGAAGGTGGAGCCGCTGCGCCAGGGCCTGAAGCTGGAGGATGGGCCGGTGCGCCCGGCGACGGTGAAGCTGCGCGACGCGCACACGGTGGAGGTGACCGTCACCGAGGGCCGCAACCACCAGGTCAAGCGGATGCTCGGCGCGGTGGGACTGCCCGTGCGCGCCCTTCACCGCGAGGCGGTGGGCGGCGTGCAACTGGACGTGGCCGAGAGCGGCTACCGGCTGCTCACCGACGCGGAAATCGCCGAGGGCCTGCGCTACCCGCCTCCCGACGCCCCGGGGTAG
- the fusA gene encoding elongation factor G → MASQVPIEKVRNIGISAHIDSGKTTLSERILFYTGRIHEIHEVRGKDGVGAKMDSMDLEREKGITIQSAATYAMWGEYNINLIDTPGHVDFTIEVERALRVLDGAILVLCSVSGVQSQSITVDRQMKRYKVPRIAFVNKMDRAGANYQRVAAQLKEKLNHHPVRLQLPIGAEEKFHGLIDLIQMKAFYFDGESGENIREEEIPAELLEQAKADRQEMIEKVAEVDDALGELFLSDSAITNEQISAAVRRATIALKMTPVMCGSAYKNKGVQLLLNAICAYLPNPAEVTNEALDQKNNEAKVILESNADKPFVGLAFKLEDGRYGQLTYMRVYQGKVSKGDFIFNQANQKKVKVPRIVRMHSNEMNDINEGYAGDIIALFGVECASGDTFTDGTVQYTMTSMFVPDAVISLAVSPKSRDAQANFSKALNRFTKEDPTFRVNRDEESGQTIIRGMGELHLEIYIERMKREYNCEVVAGKPQVAYRETISQKGEFAYTHKKQTGGSGQFARVCGYVEPLPSDAVQQYEFVDDVVGGSIPREFIPACDKGFAEAVKKGSLIGFPVVGIRVVINDGAFHAVDSSEMAFKTAAIMGFREGYAAAKPIILEPMMKVEVSAPEDFQGSVVGQINQRRGTILESGTAEGYVTVVAEVPLNTMFGYSTDLRSATQGKGEYTMEFSKYTPVPRNEAEALMAAYKEKLAAEQAARK, encoded by the coding sequence GTGGCCTCCCAAGTTCCCATCGAAAAGGTTCGCAACATCGGTATCTCCGCCCACATCGACTCGGGCAAGACGACGCTCTCCGAGCGCATCCTCTTCTACACGGGCCGCATCCACGAGATTCACGAGGTTCGTGGCAAGGACGGCGTGGGCGCGAAGATGGACTCGATGGACCTGGAGCGTGAGAAGGGCATCACGATCCAGTCCGCCGCCACCTACGCCATGTGGGGCGAGTACAACATCAACCTGATCGACACCCCGGGACACGTCGACTTCACCATCGAGGTGGAGCGCGCCCTGCGTGTGCTCGACGGCGCCATCCTGGTGCTCTGCTCGGTGTCCGGCGTGCAGTCCCAGTCCATCACGGTGGACCGGCAGATGAAGCGCTACAAGGTTCCGCGCATCGCGTTCGTCAACAAGATGGACCGCGCGGGTGCCAACTATCAGCGCGTGGCCGCTCAGCTGAAGGAGAAGCTGAACCACCACCCGGTGCGCCTGCAGCTGCCCATCGGCGCCGAGGAGAAATTTCACGGCCTCATCGACCTCATCCAGATGAAGGCGTTCTACTTCGACGGTGAGTCCGGCGAGAACATCCGTGAGGAGGAGATCCCCGCCGAGCTGCTCGAGCAGGCCAAGGCGGACCGCCAGGAGATGATCGAGAAGGTCGCCGAGGTCGACGACGCGCTCGGTGAGCTCTTCCTGTCCGACAGCGCCATCACCAACGAGCAGATCAGCGCCGCGGTGCGCCGCGCCACCATCGCCCTGAAGATGACGCCGGTCATGTGCGGCTCGGCCTACAAGAACAAGGGCGTGCAACTGCTGCTCAACGCCATCTGCGCCTACCTGCCCAACCCCGCCGAGGTCACCAACGAGGCGCTGGACCAGAAGAACAACGAGGCGAAGGTCATCCTCGAGTCCAACGCGGACAAGCCGTTCGTGGGTCTGGCGTTCAAGCTGGAAGATGGCCGCTACGGTCAGCTGACCTACATGCGCGTCTACCAGGGCAAGGTGAGCAAGGGCGACTTCATCTTCAACCAGGCCAACCAGAAGAAGGTCAAGGTCCCGCGCATCGTTCGCATGCACTCGAACGAGATGAACGACATCAACGAGGGCTACGCCGGCGACATCATCGCCCTGTTCGGCGTGGAGTGCGCCTCGGGCGACACGTTCACCGACGGCACCGTGCAGTACACGATGACGTCCATGTTCGTGCCGGACGCGGTCATCTCGCTCGCCGTCTCCCCCAAGAGCCGCGACGCCCAGGCCAACTTCTCCAAGGCCCTCAACCGCTTCACCAAGGAAGACCCTACCTTCCGCGTGAACCGCGACGAGGAGTCCGGTCAGACCATCATCCGCGGCATGGGTGAGCTGCACCTGGAGATCTACATCGAGCGCATGAAGCGCGAGTACAACTGCGAGGTGGTGGCCGGTAAGCCCCAGGTGGCCTACCGCGAGACCATCTCCCAGAAGGGCGAGTTCGCCTACACGCACAAGAAGCAGACCGGTGGTTCGGGTCAGTTCGCGCGCGTGTGCGGCTACGTCGAGCCCCTGCCCTCCGACGCGGTGCAGCAGTACGAGTTCGTGGATGACGTCGTGGGCGGTTCCATCCCCCGCGAGTTCATCCCCGCGTGCGACAAGGGCTTCGCCGAGGCGGTGAAGAAGGGCTCGCTCATCGGCTTCCCCGTCGTGGGCATCCGCGTCGTCATCAACGACGGCGCGTTCCACGCGGTGGACTCGTCCGAAATGGCGTTCAAGACCGCCGCCATCATGGGCTTCCGCGAGGGTTACGCGGCCGCCAAGCCCATCATCCTCGAGCCGATGATGAAGGTGGAAGTCAGCGCGCCCGAGGACTTCCAGGGCTCGGTGGTCGGTCAGATCAACCAGCGCCGTGGCACCATCCTCGAGTCCGGTACGGCCGAGGGCTACGTGACGGTGGTGGCCGAGGTGCCGCTGAACACCATGTTCGGCTACTCCACGGACCTGCGCTCCGCCACCCAGGGCAAGGGCGAGTACACGATGGAGTTCTCCAAGTACACGCCGGTGCCCCGCAACGAGGCCGAGGCCCTCATGGCCGCGTACAAGGAAAAGCTGGCGGCCGAGCAGGCCGCGCGCAAGTAA